The Streptomyces sp. M92 nucleotide sequence AGCGTCTCGTGCACCGTCCACGTCGTACGGTCGCCCTCGCGCAGTACGGCCAGGTCGCCCGGTCCGACCGTCAGTGTCGGGCCGCCCGCCACCTCGATGGTGGCCGAGCCGCTGAGTACCACGAACATCTCGTCCGCCTCGGTGTCGGTGACCACGCCCGGGGTGATCTGCCAGACCCCGCGCACCTGGCGGCCGTCCGCCGACTCCCAGACCACCTTGCCGGTCACTTCGGGGGAGCCGGAGACGATCTGCTCGGGGGAGAGCGGCTCGGGTTCGAGCTCGGTGCCGGGGACGTGGACGACGAAGCTGTTGGTCATGCGGAGACGCTATCCGGGACCGAGGAGGCCTCGGGGGCGACAGGGTGTGGCGTATCCGGGGGTGTCCGCGGACACTTTGTCGGCGCCGGTCGTCTCCGGCCGGCCGGTTCGCCGAGCCGGCCGAGGCGCCCCGCGCC carries:
- a CDS encoding cupin domain-containing protein produces the protein MTNSFVVHVPGTELEPEPLSPEQIVSGSPEVTGKVVWESADGRQVRGVWQITPGVVTDTEADEMFVVLSGSATIEVAGGPTLTVGPGDLAVLREGDRTTWTVHETLRKAYVINQA